Proteins found in one Oscillospiraceae bacterium genomic segment:
- a CDS encoding GNAT family N-acetyltransferase — translation MDVIVRKYREDDIPEMIRIWNEVIEEGIAFPQEDYLAEETGKSFFAEQTYCAVAECKNNSKIYGMYILHPNNVGRCGHIGNASFAVSSGSRGKHIGEKLV, via the coding sequence ATGGATGTAATAGTCAGAAAGTATCGGGAAGACGATATTCCTGAAATGATTCGGATTTGGAATGAAGTCATTGAAGAGGGAATCGCTTTCCCGCAGGAAGATTATCTTGCCGAGGAAACGGGGAAGTCGTTTTTTGCCGAGCAAACGTATTGTGCTGTCGCAGAATGTAAAAATAACTCTAAAATATACGGAATGTATATTTTACACCCCAACAACGTCGGCAGATGCGGACATATCGGCAACGCGAGCTTTGCGGTGAGCTCCGGGAGCAGGGGAAAGCACATCGGCGAAAAGCTGGTGC